TTCTTTCGGCCATATGTTGCGAAGCATGAGAATGAAATAGATCGTAACTTGCTTGAGCTGAAAACAAGAGCTGGGGATATTGTTGTCCTTTATTGGCAAAAGGCTGCAAGCTATGGCCAGACAAGGTTTTTTGAAATCTTGCAGTATGTTGCTTCGCAGTCACCCTCGGAATCATCAAGATCACGCCCTGTTCAGGTACTTTTGAACTGAGTGAATAGATCTTATTTCTGTcgctctttgttttcttttcttgttatgatataatttgatagagttttgaCTGCCCACTATGCCTGACAGTTTGAAAATATAGCTCTTAGCTCTGCCTCTAGCATTTGCTTGCTTCTTTTCACATAAGAATGCACGTTTATCTGTATTGTGGTCATTCACTATGTTACTTCTATACATTCTAGGTTAAAGTGAAAAAAGATTTGATTGCTCCAGTAATAGAACCTTTTTCTTAATTGCAATATGTCAATGACATGTCTATCTCCAGAAGACAACCATAAGATAATAGTGTCAATCGTCAAAAAATATACACCCTCTGTGCTAAAGTTTTTCGTTTTTTCCTCCTATTTCAAGTAGAGATGGTGAGGTTACTAAAATGAGTCTTTTTTTCCATCTTTGGTAAGTAGAGATTTCAAcgataaatttatattattatctTCTAGTTATGTAGCATTTGACATGCCATATCAATGCATTCGTTTCTGTATCAATGTAGCATTTGATGTGATCAAGCATATTTGAGTGCTAAGGATTGTCATGATATGCAAAATAACCTAGAAGAAACTTTGTTCCttttaaaaataagcaaaaagcaACAAGCATGTTCCATATCTGATGCTAGTGACCAGAAAGTGTAAAGTTAAGGATACATTGCAAGGATTAATAGTGGTTGCTGATAGACTACTTTAATAAGTGAAATAATTGGGCATCGCCCTGAGGATTGACCGGACGTGCCCATCTTTCTTGCGGAATATTGCCACCTTCCCATGCATGTTGTTGGGGCCTAGATGGTCGCACAACAACATTCTCAGGAGAATGCCCTACGCTGTTTCTATGAGCATTGTGTAGCATATTGTCTCCTATGTGGATGAAGACTTCTATGTTGATTTGTGGGGTTGAATGTGATGGAACCGATGATTTACATGCCTGCCATATGCTAATGTATGTGGCCGCTAGCATATGATGAACCCATTCTAGTCACCCAAAAATTAAACAGATAATGTTAagataataaaaatatgaattagtTAAGAACCGGAAAAGATAACAATTTCTAGAAAGTAAGGGTACTTGTctgttctttttttaattacatatctgACAACTATCAGGTATGGCATCTGTGATTTGAAAATGTCTAAGACACTGTTCATTGTGGCTACGCATAAGCATTTCACAACTGTTAAGTGTTTTTTCTCAAATATAGTTGTAACAAGAAGTAAGGGTACTTGTCTgatctttttttaattacatatctgACAACTATCAGGTATGGCATCTTTGATTTGAAAATGTCTAAGACACTGTTCATTGTGGCTACGCATAAGCATTTCACAACTGTCAAGTGTTTTTTCTCAAATATAGTTGTAACAAGAGACATGAATCTTATTCAATTATAGTAAGAGTGTTCCCTATTTTGTTTctttccctcctcctctctctctctctctctctctctctgtgtgtgtgtgtgggtatgtatgtgcatgtgtgtcactcaattccttgctttaagGACAATgatccaaaaaaatataaatgtgaTTTGAATGCCAAAATGTTAAGCATGCCACCAATATGAAAAAGATTAGTTAGTATAGCAAACTCATTGTGGATCGTACATAGTTTGTTGTGAAAGAGAAAGTGGACTAGTGTGTGACTTGATGAACTTAGAAAGGCAATTTATAAAGGAACTATGTAGCAAGAAGTGGTCTCAGCATGATGGCATGAAAGAACAATCTACCTAATATGCTTGGTACATTACGGAGTATCAGATCATTCAAAATTTAGCAACATCTTGCTTATCACAACTAATGGTGTTAGTCATGTTTGAAGATGCCCTTTGTTTCAGTAAATTAGGAATCAAACCTAGGCATCCTCAACAGAGGTATCGATTATGGTGCTGTACTCAGCTTTAAGCCTTTAACAAACTGAGAAACAATGTCTCAGCTTTAAGCCTTTAACAAACTGAGAAACAGTGGCTTGCTTCCTTCTCTTCTATGAAGCTGTAGCAGAGAAAGGATGAGAGACTTAGTGCCAAGTGGTGGTGGCATGACCAGAGATGGCTAAGGATACTCTTGAGGCTAGATCATATGGTTTCATAATGAACTTGTTGACCACAGGAATGACATGGACAATGTCATGAAGTGGTCAAAGGGTTCCAACAAGATGACATTATCAGATAAAGAAAAGGGTCACCATCATCCATACCTGAACTTCAAATGAAGCTTAGTGGGTGCTGAAGTAATTGCAGTGTTGAGCACTGGAGATGATTGTTAGTAATACACACACATTTATGTGTGCAGGTGTACATATATTCCTTCTTTACATATACATAGGTGTGTGTAAAAAGAAATCAACATTGTCAACAACTACACATCAAGCTTCAGGAAATAACAAAAATCAGGAAGATTCTTTATATCAAACTGCCTTTGAAGATACTTCTTCGCAGtttaatgtgataatacaacATGAATTGTGATGATCatataatccacattaagtagaaaTTTTAACAGAAATTGTGGGATCATTAGAGGGACACATGTCCATTTAAACTCGTTTTACCATTTGCCCTTTTGACTGGTTAACCTAGACAGGAACTATAAATTTAAAATCCAACTCGCAAATTCAGGAGAGGCAGTATTAGTTTGAAATTTAGGAACTGTTTCCCAAGTATTTGGACCTGGGCAATTCGATTTGGTGggttttaaaaagaaatttttttccagtccaactctctctctctctctctctctctctctctctctctacattaGGTTGCTTACCCCTACAATATAGGAGATTCAAATGACTATAAACAGCAAATACAGTGCATTTTCTTAGGGTTCCAGTAATGTGAATCCAATAACTTGAGGCTCGCTCCCCCAGCTTCATAAACAGTCTGATATCAATGGTCAACACAAATTCCGTAAGCCCCTTTCTGTAGATGTTTCGACGATGAATTTTGATTGGCCTATTCAAGAACAAACCCACAAAAATGAAATTTTGCCAAGGGTATCATTGTTAAGGATAACTTAGATGAATCCGTTAAAATGTCAGAATTATCTTCAATTGATTCTttacctttttcctttttcatttccttgtcttttacttatttattggaCTTTTTCAGATCAAGCCCCTGTCCCCTCTTCTTCCCCTGATATTTCTTTGTATTCCCCATTCCCTTTGCTTTCTATTATAAATCCTTGTATCTACCATTTCCACCCACTTTCCCTTAGGCCCGTGTTGTACTTTTGATTTCCACTTCTTTCGTCCCTTTCGTTTGTTCTTGCTAGCTccattttgtctttttttttttttttggctaaacttTTTTTCCTAGTTTTCATTTTCGATTTTCTACTCTTGTTGTTCTTCTTTCTCTATTGTTTCTTGTTTCTGCTTCATTTTCCTTTTCTGTCTTCCATCTTGTCTTCTCCTTCCTCATCTACGTTTCCCTAAAAAATGCACCCTGGGATACCTAAGCAGTATATGTTGGTGCCTGGAAATTTAGGGACCATTGTGGACTGCCTGGCTGCATTGACTCCTTTGTTGTTCTAAATGAAGTATTCTAAAACCTCTTCTATAATTCTGACATTTGGTGTTTGTGCATATGCAAAATCACCACTAAAATGTCTAACAATGACTCCAAATTTTCTTATGTGGAAAGAAATGCacaaaatgaaaattaatatTAAACTTTATACATAGTGAAAAATTCTAGAACCTCTACATGATCTTAGGGATTAAAACTTGAAATTCTTGTACCATAAGAGACGATTCACACATAAGCATCCCCAAGAAATATGTACTCATTTGAGGATCTAATCAATGAGTTGATGCTCGCTACTTAAAAGTTGAGTGATAACTAGTGCATCATCTATCATTAACTTTTCTGCTGCATGATCAATAATTATTGTATTTAATTGTTCCTGAATGCTCATCACATAATCATTAGGTGTGAACAAGTGCTGTTTCTTTTGAATAAGTACTTTGTTCTGAATCAAGAAAGATTATACTCTCATGTATTGGTTGTAAGAGGGTCATACTTGCGCGCTTCCTAAGATGAGGGGATGTACTTGTAAAAGGGAGATAGTTGTCGGTTTTGATGTTGATTTTCTTAAACATGACAAAGTTATCTTTCTTGGGGACTTTATACGTGATGCTTTGTTccatttttaagtttcaaatggTATAAGAAGTGCAGTTTTTGAGGTAGAAAAATGTATAAAAGCCATAAAGGATTTAATGCCATTATTGTCTATTATCTATATAAGCTAAACAAATTGCTGGCATATCTTGAAGTTATTGTCACGTGGGTAGGATCTCAAAATATGTAAGTGATATGGTAGATTCTTGACTCTTGATAACCTTTCTTATTGAGTTTCATACTTGTTTctatatgttaaaaaaaaaggtagccAGAGCATGAGGCTTCCGCCACTGATGGGGTTTAGAGAGGTATAGATgtatgcagccttacccctgTATGTGTAGAGACTATTTTTATATTTCGAACCTGTGACACTTTGGTCACAATAGAGCAACTTTGCTATTGCGCCAAGCTTGCCCTCATTTGTTTTATCATATAGCACCAGCTTTTTTGACCACAGAATTTTATTGATAAGTTGTTATCTTGTCATTAAAGCCACGGCAGCAGCCTCAGCAGATCCGTAGAACGACATCTACGGCAGCTGCTCGCCAACCAGCAGTCTCACAACAGGAACAACAGCAGACTTGTGCACCACCCAGCCCCACCAAGAGCCAAGTGCAGGAACCGATAAAGGCAGGTGTCCCACCACCAGCCCCTCCAGTTGCCCAGCCGCCAACTTCATCAGCAGTTACCAGCTTACCCACTTCTGAAGCCACTGCATCTCCCACTGCTTCAACAGGTGACGGAGAAGCAATGCAGATCGAAACCGCTAATGCTGCATCCAAGGAAGACACAAATCCTCCTGCACAAGAGACTCTCATGGAAGAGTCGATTCGCATAACCCGTGGCAGGTTGAGAAAAAGAGCTGCTACTGCTGGTCCCTCAATTCGTTAGCAGCATCTCATGCCTGCTATCTAAGTATTTCCTTGGGCTTTGCTTGTTTGTTGGTGGAGAGATGAGATTGATTTCATCAACACATGTAAATAACCTAGAACAAGGTGGAGATGCATGGTATATAGGCAAGCATCTACTTGATGATTTTAGAGGGTGAATGATGTCTGGTGGCAGTGTTGATGATATCTATGCACTTAACTCATTGGTTTTGAATGAACTGCATTTGGATATGGCGAGCAGGGACTAGAGAGGGGGATGGAGCTGATATTTAATGTGAGGGTCTACCAAGGGGAAGAGGATTCACGATGTTTATGATGAATGGATACCAAAAGATGAAACAAGATCGCTGCATCCGCATGACTGAGTTTCAATTCGCTAGATGCTGGGGCATAATCACGGTTCCTTGCACTGCGGCTGTTTGagtcacttttttctttttcttttttttttgggggggggggggttaatTGTGGTTGGTATTGGATACTTAGATGTTTAGTAATGGCAAACAGGGTGGGACCTTTATCGTGTATTGCCTTTTGGACGGCTAGGCTATGCTAGCTTTGACGGTGGTGCAGATATTGCAGTCGGATGCACGGCGATGTACTGGCTGAAGGATGCCATCTCGATGTGTTTTGGAGCAGCTTGCTTCCATTTCTATTTCTCTACCGCGGCTTGGCATCGTTTTTATGGCGTGGACTTTGGTCTTCTTCCATTTTCAACTAATCTCGCTTTGCAGCCACGCATTGAAAATATGAAGATACCTGATTCTGAAGGTTCAATTATTTGTCGGGTGGAAGTGGAACCTACGAAGTAATCTGGGTTAATATGGAAGAAGCCATAAATCACCTCCTACCGATGACCGGTCAGTTCACTGACGAACGTGGAAGCCCGTTATTGGCTATGGTACAGGTGGCGCTCGATTCGACACGGCCGGCCCGTGTTTCGCATCGATCCCCAGCTTCCATAAGTGAACCGAGCGGTGATCGTTAACTAGCGATTGGTAAATACATCGAAACCTTTGTTCCCATGGCAACTGTTTTAGGTCATGCTAATAGCTGACGCTTTATTTTCTGCTTGTTTCCTCTCCTGGTTTTGTTTGATGGTGAAGTATAATAAAATTCAACTCCCGTGTGTAGTTCGCTCTGGCTTAAGAAAATACAGATCATGTTTTTTCCATTTTTCCGGGTAAATTAACACCATAACGTTTAAGGTGGAAGGACACAACGGAGCAGACCTAGCCTAGCTGGGCCTGTGAAGTGGTCCAATGTTGTCTCAAAGGAGTATCCTATTTTATCTCAAAGTGGGAGATAGAGAGCCATAGGCGAAAGATTGGTGTTGGACCTTTCCATCATTGTGCATGATGTATTGAGATTTTACCCTAGTAGGAATGTGAATGAAAAAACACTTTAAAAAGACCACAGTGACCCACTGCAGAAGAGGAAAAACAATGTAACCTACCGGTAGGTATTCAGGATGAGTTTGATGCCCCCTCTAGTTTAGCGTTGATCCGGAGATGTCCTATGTTGTACTGACGGCCCATGATTGCATATAACTCGTGGCCGTGGTACACAGGGCAGCTGCACAATGCTGCGAGCCCATGCAACCATTGGGGTCCATGCAATCATACATGGACGGCCGGCGTTGGCCTGGAATGTTCCAGTTCAATCTGGAGAATCCTGACACTAAGCCAAAAGAACATCAGGATGGCACGAGCAGGGTGCGGGTGAGAAAAAGGTTAAAATATGCATAATCTTGCTGGCAGCTCATCACCCGCATCCGATTATCTAGAGTTCAGAAAGGCGATCCATTTCCG
Above is a genomic segment from Phoenix dactylifera cultivar Barhee BC4 chromosome 2, palm_55x_up_171113_PBpolish2nd_filt_p, whole genome shotgun sequence containing:
- the LOC103719883 gene encoding putative HVA22-like protein g, with product MMANFVTRSLALVLGYAYPAYECFKTVELNKPEIEQLRFWCQYWILVAALTIFERVGESFISWLPMYNEAKLAFFVYLWYPKTKGTAYVYETFFRPYVAKHENEIDRNLLELKTRAGDIVVLYWQKAASYGQTRFFEILQYVASQSPSESSRSRPVQPRQQPQQIRRTTSTAAARQPAVSQQEQQQTCAPPSPTKSQVQEPIKAGVPPPAPPVAQPPTSSAVTSLPTSEATASPTASTGDGEAMQIETANAASKEDTNPPAQETLMEESIRITRGRLRKRAATAGPSIR